A window of uncultured Litoreibacter sp. contains these coding sequences:
- a CDS encoding ABC transporter permease — MLRYALIRLVSLCVSLIVASLVIFFTLEVVPGDPASFMLGINAQPETLDALRDELGLNEGRWQRYTSWVGGLLTGDLGTSYTYRSPVSEIVAERLVISLPLALYALSLTVLIAFPVGIIAATKRGSLTDMSVMGGTQLGVAVPNFWFAMIMVLIFAINLRWFSAGGFPGWEAGFFPAMKALTLPAISLALPQASILARVMRSSLLDTLSEDYIRTSRAKGLTKRQALRRHALRNALIPVLTIIGLQFSFLLAGAIIIENVFFLPGLGRLVFQAISQRDLIVVESVVMLLVFAVIVVNFLVDLAYVWVDPRLRGRT; from the coding sequence GTGCTGCGCTACGCATTGATAAGGCTGGTCTCGCTTTGCGTGTCATTGATCGTGGCGAGCCTTGTCATATTCTTCACGCTTGAGGTGGTGCCCGGGGACCCGGCCTCCTTCATGCTTGGGATCAATGCGCAGCCGGAAACGTTGGATGCCCTGCGCGACGAGCTGGGACTGAACGAAGGACGGTGGCAGCGGTATACCAGCTGGGTCGGCGGTTTGCTTACCGGCGATCTTGGCACCTCCTACACATACCGCTCGCCTGTGTCCGAGATTGTGGCCGAGCGGTTGGTGATTTCATTGCCTTTGGCGCTCTATGCGCTCAGCCTGACAGTGTTGATTGCGTTTCCGGTAGGGATCATCGCCGCAACGAAACGCGGCTCGCTGACCGACATGTCGGTGATGGGTGGCACCCAGCTGGGCGTGGCGGTTCCAAACTTCTGGTTTGCCATGATCATGGTGCTGATCTTCGCGATCAATCTGCGTTGGTTTTCGGCGGGCGGCTTTCCAGGGTGGGAGGCTGGGTTCTTTCCGGCCATGAAGGCGCTGACCTTGCCAGCCATTTCATTGGCATTGCCGCAGGCATCGATCCTGGCGCGGGTGATGCGGTCCTCGCTGCTGGATACTTTGTCAGAAGATTACATCCGCACCTCCCGCGCCAAGGGGCTGACGAAGCGGCAGGCCTTGCGCCGGCACGCGCTGCGCAACGCGCTTATCCCGGTGCTGACGATCATCGGGCTGCAGTTCTCCTTCCTGCTGGCGGGCGCGATCATCATTGAAAACGTGTTTTTCCTTCCGGGGCTGGGGAGGCTGGTGTTTCAGGCCATTTCCCAGCGCGACCTAATTGTCGTCGAAAGCGTGGTGATGTTGCTGGTATTTGCGGTGATCGTCGTCAATTTCCTGGTTGATCTGGCCTATGTCTGGGTGGACCCAAGGTTGCGGGGGAGAACATGA
- a CDS encoding ABC transporter permease — MKTLVLGLGITAVFVVAALVSFFWTPYDHTALEITNKLKSPTAAHLFGTDHLGRDILSMIMVGARTSIAVALVAVGIGMGLGVPLGLTAAAWRGSILDEIIMRSNDLIFAFPSLLIAIMITAVWGPSATNAIIAIGIFNVPVFARVTRGAALSLWTRDYILAARVAGKNGARISVEHILPNVMNLLIVQGTIQFSLGILAEAALSYVGLGAQPPTPSWGRMLADSQTLFMLAPHITLFPGFAILLTVLGLNLAGDGLRDLIDPKLRKVAR; from the coding sequence ATGAAGACTCTCGTCTTAGGCCTTGGCATCACGGCCGTTTTTGTGGTTGCAGCTTTGGTGTCCTTTTTCTGGACGCCATATGACCACACCGCGCTTGAGATCACCAACAAGCTGAAATCCCCGACGGCGGCGCATCTGTTTGGTACGGACCATCTGGGGCGTGACATCCTGTCGATGATTATGGTCGGCGCGCGCACATCTATTGCTGTCGCACTTGTGGCAGTGGGTATCGGTATGGGGCTTGGCGTGCCGTTGGGGCTGACGGCGGCGGCGTGGCGGGGCAGCATCCTTGACGAGATCATCATGCGGTCCAACGATTTGATCTTCGCCTTTCCGTCGCTCTTGATCGCCATCATGATCACAGCCGTTTGGGGGCCTTCTGCCACCAATGCCATCATCGCGATCGGCATCTTCAATGTCCCGGTCTTCGCGCGGGTCACACGTGGCGCGGCATTGTCGCTTTGGACGCGTGACTACATTTTGGCCGCACGGGTCGCAGGCAAGAACGGCGCGCGTATCTCGGTAGAGCACATTCTGCCAAACGTCATGAACCTGCTGATCGTGCAAGGGACCATTCAGTTCTCGCTGGGCATACTGGCAGAAGCGGCGCTGTCCTATGTCGGCCTTGGCGCTCAGCCGCCGACGCCCAGTTGGGGGCGTATGCTGGCAGATAGCCAAACGCTATTCATGCTGGCCCCGCATATCACCCTGTTCCCTGGCTTTGCGATCTTGCTGACGGTGCTGGGTTTGAACCTGGCGGGCGACGGACTGCGTGACTTGATCGACCCGAAACTGCGGAAGGTTGCCAGATGA
- a CDS encoding GNAT family N-acetyltransferase, translated as MVADNWQLALLNEAADGARVLDCAQRARDYILLEAGREPDATWVTGYFNDIPPGRTKEDILVLGIEQVDGSLTGLLGMAPGYETQSEWYIGLLLVAESERGNGLGATVLKEVVALAKASGAQTLKVAVLTKNAAGLRFWERHGFEHLRDAPDDGQGDGHDRVVLQRRL; from the coding sequence ATGGTGGCAGATAATTGGCAATTGGCGCTTCTGAACGAAGCTGCGGACGGCGCACGGGTCCTAGATTGTGCGCAGCGCGCACGCGACTACATCTTGCTTGAGGCCGGACGGGAGCCAGATGCAACCTGGGTTACCGGATATTTCAACGATATCCCGCCAGGTCGAACCAAAGAGGATATTTTGGTTCTCGGGATCGAACAGGTAGACGGCTCGCTTACCGGGCTGCTTGGCATGGCACCGGGATATGAGACACAATCCGAGTGGTATATCGGTCTGCTGTTGGTGGCAGAATCGGAGCGGGGCAACGGCCTTGGCGCGACCGTTTTGAAGGAAGTCGTGGCACTTGCAAAAGCGTCAGGTGCTCAAACCCTGAAAGTTGCGGTGCTGACAAAGAACGCGGCAGGCCTACGGTTTTGGGAACGGCACGGGTTCGAACACCTGCGGGACGCACCCGATGACGGACAGGGTGATGGCCATGACCGGGTTGTTCTGCAGCGTCGGCTCTGA
- the panC gene encoding pantoate--beta-alanine ligase, whose product MTPPIIRKRSALRDLATRWKRSGETVGVVPTMGALHQGHLSLVRAAKKECDRVIVTVFVNPKQFNSPEDYENYPRTEEEDARKLTPFEVDAVYAPDGAEIYPDGFATTVSVSGLTDALCGAHRPGHFDGVATVVTKLFTQSMADRAYFGEKDYQQLQVVTRLSADLDLGTAVVPCPTIREEDGLAMSSRNLLLSDRARTWAPELNRAMEEMADGLLRGGDFETLKTEAISRIDRAGFTEVEYLELRSADTLELLQTADRPARLLAAAWLAGVRLIDNIAVG is encoded by the coding sequence ATGACCCCACCTATCATCCGGAAACGGTCCGCGCTGCGCGACCTTGCGACACGCTGGAAACGAAGCGGCGAAACAGTCGGAGTTGTGCCAACGATGGGCGCGCTGCATCAAGGGCATCTCAGCCTCGTGCGAGCCGCGAAAAAGGAGTGCGACAGGGTGATTGTCACCGTGTTCGTCAATCCCAAGCAGTTCAACTCCCCCGAGGACTACGAAAACTACCCACGGACCGAAGAAGAAGACGCCCGCAAACTGACCCCTTTCGAAGTCGACGCGGTCTATGCCCCGGATGGCGCGGAAATCTACCCTGATGGATTTGCAACGACTGTTTCTGTCTCCGGGCTTACCGATGCGCTCTGTGGGGCCCATCGGCCGGGCCACTTTGACGGGGTCGCGACGGTTGTCACCAAGCTCTTCACACAATCGATGGCCGACCGCGCCTATTTCGGGGAGAAAGACTACCAACAGCTGCAGGTCGTCACTCGGCTGTCGGCGGATCTGGATTTGGGCACTGCCGTTGTTCCGTGCCCCACTATCCGCGAGGAAGACGGCCTGGCCATGTCATCGCGCAACCTGTTGCTGTCCGACCGCGCCCGGACATGGGCGCCCGAGCTGAACCGTGCAATGGAAGAAATGGCTGACGGCCTCCTGAGAGGAGGAGATTTTGAAACCCTGAAAACAGAGGCTATTTCCCGCATCGACCGTGCCGGCTTCACAGAGGTCGAGTATCTCGAATTGCGCTCCGCTGACACGCTGGAACTGTTGCAGACAGCTGATCGCCCGGCCCGCCTGCTGGCCGCGGCCTGGCTGGCCGGGGTCAGGCTGATCGACAATATTGCGGTTGGTTAG
- the panB gene encoding 3-methyl-2-oxobutanoate hydroxymethyltransferase, producing MSATARKTAPMPQDIKARKGGTPIVSLTAYTTPMAQLMDGVCDFVLVGDSVGMVLHGLSSTLDVTMEMMILHGQAVRRGLNSSMLVIDMPFGSYEESPEQAFRNAARLMSETGAGAVKLEGGSTMAQTIEFLSKRGIPVMAHIGLTPQSIHTLGGYKVQGRGPAADQMMVDAKAVAAAGAFAVVLEKVPETLADRITQAIDIPTIGIGASASCDGQILVVDDMLGLFTAFKAKFVKRYSHLGDDAKSAIDTYAREVQARTFPAPEHVFADEAPKQKAP from the coding sequence ATGAGCGCAACCGCCCGAAAAACGGCCCCAATGCCCCAAGATATCAAGGCCAGAAAGGGAGGCACGCCGATCGTCAGCCTCACGGCATACACCACGCCAATGGCCCAATTGATGGATGGGGTGTGCGACTTTGTGTTGGTGGGTGACTCGGTGGGCATGGTGCTGCATGGCCTAAGTTCCACTCTCGACGTGACGATGGAGATGATGATCCTGCATGGCCAAGCGGTGCGTCGGGGGCTGAACAGCTCAATGTTGGTGATCGACATGCCATTTGGTTCCTACGAGGAAAGCCCCGAGCAGGCCTTTCGCAACGCCGCCCGCCTGATGAGCGAGACCGGGGCCGGCGCCGTCAAACTGGAAGGCGGGAGCACCATGGCGCAAACCATTGAATTCTTGAGCAAACGCGGGATACCAGTGATGGCCCATATCGGGCTGACCCCCCAATCCATCCACACCCTGGGCGGCTACAAGGTCCAGGGACGCGGACCTGCGGCGGATCAGATGATGGTTGATGCAAAGGCCGTTGCGGCCGCAGGTGCGTTCGCCGTGGTTTTGGAAAAAGTGCCCGAAACGCTCGCCGACCGGATCACCCAGGCAATTGATATCCCCACCATCGGCATCGGGGCCTCCGCCTCCTGCGACGGGCAAATTCTGGTCGTTGACGACATGTTGGGCCTGTTTACCGCTTTCAAAGCCAAATTTGTCAAACGTTACAGCCATTTGGGTGACGACGCTAAATCTGCAATCGATACCTACGCACGGGAGGTTCAGGCACGCACGTTCCCTGCGCCCGAACATGTCTTCGCGGACGAGGCTCCAAAACAGAAGGCCCCATAA
- a CDS encoding ABC transporter substrate-binding protein — MNRSLFGSAAAAALLVGFAAQAADVTVGLQLEPPHLDPTSAAAGAIDQVLYSNVFEGLTRFGSDGSVNPGLAESWIISDDGLEYTFKLHEGVKFHDGSDLDAGDVVFSLDRARAEDSTNAQKALFANIAGVDAVDATTVKVTLAKPQGNFLFNMAWGDAVIVAPESIDTIKSNPVGTGAFKFGDWKQGDSISLEKNADYWGEPAKLDNATFKFISDPTAAFAAMMAEDIDAFYVYPAPENLVQFEADPRFTVLAGNTEGETIMAMNNKLPPFDNKLVRQAVSHAIDRSAIIDGAMFGYGTPIGTHFAPHNPAYLDLTGNSEYDPEKAKALLAEAGFPDGFSTTLKLPPPSYARRGGEIIAAQLREVGIETEISNLEWAQWLEQAFKGYDYGLTIVSHTEPMDIGIYARPEYYFQYDNADFQKLIADLDAENDPAKRTEMLHMAQTIISEDYVNAYLFQLAQTSVVNAKLNGIWVDAPTQAVDLTAVSWSD, encoded by the coding sequence ATGAACCGTTCATTGTTTGGAAGCGCTGCGGCTGCGGCATTGCTGGTCGGGTTTGCCGCGCAGGCGGCTGATGTGACAGTCGGGTTGCAACTGGAGCCGCCCCATCTCGACCCAACATCTGCCGCTGCGGGCGCAATTGACCAAGTGCTTTATTCCAATGTTTTCGAAGGGCTTACGCGGTTTGGCTCTGACGGGTCGGTGAACCCCGGGCTGGCCGAGAGCTGGATCATATCAGATGATGGGCTGGAATATACGTTCAAGCTGCATGAGGGGGTGAAGTTCCACGACGGTTCTGATCTGGATGCGGGGGACGTGGTGTTCTCGCTTGATCGCGCGCGGGCGGAGGATTCGACCAATGCGCAAAAAGCGTTGTTTGCCAATATTGCCGGCGTCGATGCCGTGGATGCAACAACGGTCAAAGTCACGCTTGCCAAGCCACAGGGGAATTTCCTGTTCAATATGGCGTGGGGCGACGCCGTTATCGTGGCGCCGGAAAGCATCGACACCATCAAATCGAACCCGGTCGGCACCGGCGCATTCAAATTCGGGGATTGGAAGCAGGGAGATTCAATTTCCCTCGAGAAGAATGCTGACTATTGGGGCGAACCCGCCAAGCTGGATAACGCAACATTCAAATTCATCTCTGACCCAACCGCCGCCTTCGCTGCAATGATGGCCGAAGACATTGACGCCTTCTACGTCTACCCGGCGCCGGAAAACCTGGTGCAGTTTGAGGCGGACCCGCGGTTCACCGTTCTTGCTGGCAACACCGAGGGCGAAACGATTATGGCGATGAACAACAAATTGCCGCCCTTCGACAATAAGCTGGTGCGCCAAGCGGTGAGCCACGCCATCGACCGATCCGCTATTATCGATGGAGCGATGTTTGGCTATGGCACTCCCATCGGGACGCATTTTGCGCCGCATAACCCGGCCTATTTGGACCTGACCGGCAATTCGGAATACGACCCCGAGAAAGCAAAGGCTTTGCTGGCAGAGGCCGGGTTCCCGGATGGGTTCTCCACGACGTTGAAGCTGCCCCCGCCGTCATACGCGCGCCGCGGCGGAGAGATCATCGCCGCCCAGCTTCGTGAGGTGGGGATCGAGACAGAGATCAGCAACCTGGAATGGGCGCAGTGGCTTGAGCAGGCATTCAAAGGCTACGATTACGGCTTGACCATAGTCAGCCACACGGAGCCCATGGATATCGGCATCTATGCGCGGCCGGAATATTATTTCCAGTATGACAACGCTGACTTTCAGAAGCTGATTGCAGATTTGGATGCCGAGAATGACCCGGCCAAGCGCACAGAAATGCTGCATATGGCGCAGACTATCATTTCCGAGGATTACGTGAACGCCTATCTGTTCCAGCTGGCGCAAACGTCAGTGGTGAACGCAAAGCTGAACGGCATCTGGGTCGATGCGCCCACGCAAGCGGTTGACCTGACCGCTGTGAGTTGGTCCGACTAG
- a CDS encoding dipeptide ABC transporter ATP-binding protein, with protein MSLLQIRKLSMAIHGTPILKDVSLEIAAGEIHGVIGESGSGKSMTAFSVMQLLPDGAACSGQILLDDVSVLDAGEADLCAMRGDAVGMVFQEPMTALNPVMSIGDQVAETILIHEDVSKADAMARAQAALERCELPAHKFPMARFPHELSGGQRQRVVIAMAIALRPKLLIADEPTTALDVTTQAEILDLIRKLVDEDGMGVMLITHDLAVVTGLADRISIMKDGCVVEQGAAATLHRDMTHPYTKALFAASAHQPDRNERPGEAPLLQVEGLVRRYSLPRKSLFGPAQSFEAVDDVSFEVKKGESLGLVGESGCGKSTLTRAILGLERVQAGKIFMEGVPVLSGGRVQTSVRRKMQVVFQDPYGSFNPRHRVGRLVSEPFFLHGRKASAVEIDEALVSVGLAPHDKHKYIHEFSGGQRQRIAIARALIIKPELIILDEAVSALDVSIRAQILDLLADLSTQFGLTYLFISHDLSVVRSITDRVLVMKSGKFVEEGSTETVFENPAHPYTKSLIAAAPRLPDMDDMQGVTP; from the coding sequence ATGAGCCTTCTACAAATCCGCAAGCTGAGTATGGCAATCCACGGGACCCCGATCCTGAAAGATGTCTCATTGGAGATCGCAGCAGGCGAAATCCATGGCGTGATTGGTGAAAGTGGCTCCGGCAAGTCGATGACGGCGTTCTCCGTCATGCAGCTGCTGCCGGATGGGGCGGCATGCTCCGGGCAAATCCTGTTGGACGATGTGTCCGTGCTCGATGCTGGCGAGGCCGATCTTTGTGCGATGCGCGGCGATGCCGTTGGCATGGTCTTTCAGGAACCGATGACCGCGCTAAACCCGGTCATGTCCATTGGTGATCAGGTGGCAGAGACCATCTTGATCCATGAAGACGTCTCGAAGGCTGATGCTATGGCACGCGCTCAGGCTGCATTGGAGCGGTGCGAGCTGCCTGCTCACAAGTTCCCCATGGCTCGCTTCCCCCACGAGCTGTCGGGAGGTCAACGGCAGCGCGTCGTGATTGCCATGGCAATTGCGCTGCGCCCGAAGTTGCTGATCGCCGATGAACCCACCACGGCACTGGATGTCACGACGCAGGCCGAAATTCTCGACCTCATTCGCAAACTGGTGGATGAAGACGGCATGGGGGTGATGTTGATCACCCACGATCTGGCCGTGGTCACCGGTTTGGCGGACCGTATCAGCATCATGAAAGATGGTTGCGTGGTTGAGCAGGGCGCGGCTGCCACCCTGCATCGCGACATGACCCACCCCTATACGAAAGCGTTATTTGCCGCGTCCGCTCATCAGCCCGATCGCAACGAACGGCCCGGTGAGGCGCCTTTGTTGCAAGTGGAGGGGCTTGTGCGCAGATACTCTTTGCCGCGCAAATCGCTCTTTGGCCCCGCGCAGAGCTTCGAGGCGGTTGATGACGTCAGCTTCGAGGTCAAGAAGGGCGAGAGTCTTGGCCTTGTGGGCGAAAGCGGATGCGGCAAGTCGACGTTGACGCGTGCCATTTTGGGCCTTGAAAGAGTGCAGGCGGGCAAGATTTTCATGGAAGGTGTGCCGGTTCTCTCTGGTGGGCGGGTGCAAACTTCGGTGCGACGCAAGATGCAGGTCGTCTTTCAAGATCCATACGGCTCCTTCAATCCTCGTCACCGGGTCGGCCGGTTGGTGAGCGAACCTTTCTTTCTGCACGGACGCAAGGCAAGTGCTGTCGAAATCGACGAAGCGCTTGTGTCAGTTGGTTTAGCTCCGCACGATAAGCATAAGTATATACATGAGTTTTCGGGCGGGCAGCGGCAGAGAATTGCGATAGCCCGCGCGCTTATCATCAAACCCGAATTGATCATTTTGGACGAGGCTGTTTCAGCCCTGGATGTCTCTATCCGCGCGCAAATTTTGGATCTGCTCGCAGATCTTTCTACGCAGTTTGGACTGACCTATTTGTTCATTAGCCATGATCTGTCTGTTGTCCGGTCCATCACAGACCGGGTGCTGGTCATGAAGTCCGGCAAATTTGTGGAGGAAGGGTCTACGGAAACGGTCTTTGAAAACCCTGCACATCCCTATACCAAGTCGTTGATTGCGGCGGCACCAAGATTGCCGGATATGGATGATATGCAAGGTGTAACACCCTGA
- a CDS encoding acetylornithine deacetylase/succinyl-diaminopimelate desuccinylase family protein, translating into MAVSPSQFDSLAARIEGKRDDLIALTQDLVRIPTLNPPGENYREICGYLAERMAKSGFEVALIRAEGTPGDSKKYPRWNVVARRDGAHPGECVHFNSHTDVVEVGQGWTTDPFGAALIDGKIYGRGTCDMKGGLAASIIAVEAFVEAFPDYSGSIEISGTADEETGGYGGVAYLAEKGHYKHVDHVIIPEPLQKDRICLGHRGVWWAEIETHGEIAHGSMPFLGDCAVRHMGAVLAEMEESLYPLLASKRTDMPVVPEGAKQSTMNINSFHGGQAEPEPDFTGLPSACVPDRAKMIIDRRYLIEESEEEVRAEVVGLLDKLKEERPNFSYAINELWSVAPTMTEKDAPVVASVQSAVQAVLGKQAEYVVSPGTYDQKHIDRIGRLKNCIAYGPGLLELAHKPDEYVGVDDMLDSAKVMGHCLMDLLLPD; encoded by the coding sequence ATGGCAGTTTCCCCCTCGCAGTTTGACAGTCTGGCCGCTCGAATTGAGGGCAAACGCGATGATCTCATTGCGTTGACCCAGGATTTGGTGCGCATTCCTACGTTGAACCCACCTGGGGAAAATTATCGTGAGATTTGCGGATATTTGGCTGAGCGAATGGCCAAGTCCGGGTTTGAGGTCGCGCTGATCCGCGCCGAGGGAACGCCAGGAGATTCGAAGAAATATCCGCGCTGGAACGTCGTTGCGCGCCGCGACGGTGCGCATCCCGGCGAATGTGTGCATTTCAATTCCCATACGGATGTTGTCGAGGTGGGGCAGGGTTGGACCACCGATCCATTCGGCGCTGCATTGATTGACGGCAAGATATACGGGCGCGGGACCTGCGATATGAAAGGTGGTCTTGCGGCCTCGATCATCGCAGTGGAGGCGTTTGTAGAGGCATTTCCAGATTACAGCGGATCTATCGAGATTTCGGGCACGGCTGACGAGGAAACGGGCGGCTATGGCGGTGTCGCCTACCTGGCCGAGAAGGGCCATTACAAACACGTGGACCACGTCATCATTCCCGAGCCACTGCAAAAAGACCGCATCTGCCTGGGGCATCGCGGCGTGTGGTGGGCAGAGATCGAAACCCATGGCGAGATCGCGCATGGCTCGATGCCGTTTCTGGGCGATTGTGCCGTGCGCCATATGGGGGCTGTGCTTGCCGAGATGGAAGAGAGCCTTTACCCACTTCTGGCCTCCAAACGTACGGACATGCCGGTTGTGCCGGAGGGCGCAAAACAATCGACGATGAACATCAACTCATTCCATGGCGGGCAGGCCGAGCCGGAACCTGATTTCACCGGATTGCCATCGGCTTGCGTACCGGACAGGGCCAAGATGATCATCGACCGGCGCTACTTGATTGAGGAAAGCGAAGAGGAGGTTAGGGCTGAAGTCGTGGGACTGCTGGACAAGCTGAAAGAAGAACGACCGAATTTCAGCTACGCTATCAACGAATTGTGGAGCGTCGCCCCGACAATGACCGAAAAGGACGCCCCTGTGGTCGCGTCAGTGCAATCGGCTGTACAAGCTGTGCTTGGCAAGCAAGCGGAATATGTGGTCAGCCCGGGGACCTATGATCAAAAGCATATCGATCGGATAGGGCGGCTAAAGAACTGTATCGCTTATGGTCCGGGGCTGCTGGAGCTTGCGCATAAGCCGGATGAATATGTGGGCGTGGACGACATGTTGGACAGCGCCAAAGTCATGGGCCATTGCCTGATGGACTTGCTGTTACCTGATTGA
- a CDS encoding cupin domain-containing protein: MTPDEMNARIVRYGDLIPCKTAFIDAHTPGSDQKENFTIIGGGVSESPDQHVHIADKIGFNIGAAGQPPKCRNSLHSHRTAEVFFVLKGRWHFFWGRWGDAGEVTLEEGDIINIPTGIFRGFENIGTDYGMIMAILGGDDAGGGVIWAPQVIEDAQDHGLVLGENGKLYDTKQGVALPDGVSPMPLLSDAQLKDYPEPTTLDVVPHYVARYYDMMALSDRQPAKVIGPDAMLRDRPGFDVELLSRGSLGADRYSVPTNEVLMPMRGHWKLTWEQGEAVLNPGDTCAVPADLPHSLTPSMTGEASCFRILGTDDPAGATMTLST; encoded by the coding sequence ATGACGCCTGATGAAATGAATGCCCGCATCGTCCGCTATGGCGATCTGATTCCATGCAAGACGGCGTTCATTGACGCGCACACGCCCGGCAGCGACCAGAAAGAGAATTTTACCATAATCGGCGGGGGCGTGTCAGAGAGCCCAGATCAGCACGTTCACATAGCAGACAAGATTGGGTTCAATATCGGCGCGGCCGGACAGCCGCCCAAATGCCGCAATTCGCTGCATTCCCATCGCACGGCAGAGGTGTTCTTCGTCCTAAAGGGTCGCTGGCACTTTTTCTGGGGGCGTTGGGGGGATGCGGGTGAGGTCACGCTTGAAGAGGGTGACATCATCAACATCCCCACCGGCATTTTCCGTGGGTTCGAAAATATCGGCACGGATTACGGGATGATTATGGCCATTCTCGGCGGGGATGATGCCGGCGGCGGTGTGATTTGGGCGCCGCAGGTGATCGAAGACGCGCAGGATCACGGCCTTGTTCTGGGTGAGAACGGCAAGCTGTACGATACAAAGCAAGGTGTGGCGCTGCCCGACGGTGTGTCGCCCATGCCGTTACTGTCGGACGCCCAGCTGAAAGACTATCCCGAGCCAACGACCCTCGACGTCGTCCCACATTACGTCGCGCGGTATTACGACATGATGGCGCTGTCCGACCGCCAGCCAGCCAAGGTCATCGGGCCCGATGCCATGTTGCGTGACCGACCCGGGTTTGACGTCGAATTGCTGTCGCGCGGTTCATTGGGGGCAGATCGCTATAGCGTGCCAACCAATGAGGTGCTGATGCCGATGCGCGGACACTGGAAACTGACCTGGGAGCAGGGGGAGGCCGTGCTGAACCCAGGCGATACCTGCGCGGTGCCTGCTGATCTGCCCCACAGCCTGACACCGTCAATGACCGGCGAGGCATCCTGTTTCCGCATTTTGGGAACAGACGACCCTGCGGGCGCCACGATGACGCTTTCAACCTAG
- a CDS encoding TetR/AcrR family transcriptional regulator, with translation MPNIDVMTKPIDTKTALLDAAEQVARARGHDGFSYADLSEVVGIRKASIHHHFASKADLIAALMKRYRERVEAHYATIDAQSASGGERLEGFLDMHRDAVNGSKTLCLCVALAMGRDGLTPDVQRDIAAFRAMTFDWLASVFEAGAADGTIAAPNDPAQEGPATLALAEGAQVSARAEGDMSRFEAAVAGLRARIKPL, from the coding sequence ATGCCTAATATCGATGTCATGACCAAGCCGATTGATACCAAAACCGCCCTCTTGGACGCCGCCGAGCAGGTGGCCCGCGCACGCGGGCATGACGGCTTTAGCTATGCCGATCTGAGCGAAGTCGTAGGCATCCGCAAAGCCTCCATCCACCACCATTTCGCTTCCAAGGCGGATCTGATCGCCGCACTGATGAAGCGCTACCGCGAACGGGTCGAGGCGCATTATGCGACAATAGACGCACAATCCGCATCCGGTGGAGAGCGGCTAGAAGGGTTTTTGGACATGCACCGCGACGCGGTAAACGGCTCTAAAACGTTGTGCCTTTGCGTGGCCTTGGCAATGGGGCGAGACGGCCTGACCCCAGATGTTCAACGCGACATCGCGGCGTTCCGCGCGATGACATTCGACTGGCTGGCCTCCGTATTTGAGGCCGGCGCCGCCGATGGGACAATTGCTGCTCCAAACGACCCCGCGCAAGAAGGTCCGGCAACGCTTGCCTTGGCAGAGGGCGCACAAGTCAGCGCGCGGGCAGAGGGTGACATGTCCCGCTTCGAGGCCGCGGTCGCCGGCCTCCGGGCGCGGATCAAACCCCTATAG